The DNA segment AGTTCCGCGTCGACGACGCCGTCGTGCCGCTGGGCGTAAAACTGTTTTCCGCGCTGGCGCTCGACTACGGCAGAAGCCGCGGGAAATAAAGCCTCTCGTGCCGCGGGGCGCCCTCGCCATCCGCTTGCCAAATCGGCCGCGGCCTGCTAGACTTGTCACGCATCAAACGAAGAGCGAACCGGGGAGCTTGCGTCACGCAGGCTGAGAGGGAACTGGCGTTCCGACCCGCCGAACCTGCTGGGATAATGCCCGCGGAGGGAGACGCAGAGAAAACGATTGGAGCGGACTCCGCAGTTGGAGTCCGCTCCATTTTTTGCGTTTCGGGAACGACGCCGGTCCTGTGGAATTTTCGCTGCGAAACAGCGGAAGCAGGAAGGGGAACCCGTCACATGGAACGAAATTACAGCACGCAGATGGAAGCGGCGCGCAAAGGCATTGTCACGCCGGAGATGGAGATCGTCGCGAAGAAAGAACGCCGCAGCGTTCGGGAACTGATGGGCTGGATGGCCGAGGGCACAGCCGTGATCCCCGCCAACCGCGGGCATCGGGGCCTCGAACCCAACGGCGTCGGCAGCATGCTCAAGACCAAGATCAACGTCAATCTCGGCGTCAGCCGCGACTGCAAGGACTACGACGTGGAAATGCAAAAGGTGATGAGCGCCGTCGCTCTGGGCGCGGAGGCGATCATGGACCTGTCCAGCCACGGCGACACGCAGCCTTTCCGCCGCAAGCTGTGCGGCGAGTGCCCCGCCATGATCGGCACCGTGCCCGTGTACGACGCGGTCATCCATTACCGGCGCGACCTTTCCACGCTCAGCGCTCGGGATTTCGTCGACGTGGTGCGCCTGCACGCGGAAGACGGCGTCGATTTCGTCACGCTCCACTGCGGCATCACGCGCAAAACTATCGAGCAGATCAGAAGCTGCGGACGGGCGATGAACATCGTCAGCCGCGGCGGCAGCCTCGTTTTCGCCTGGATGTGCATGACCGGCGAGGAAAACCCGTTTTATTCCCATTTCGACGAGATTCTCGACATCTGCCGCGAGCACGACGTCACCATCAGCCTCGGCGACGCCTGCCGCCCCGGCTGTCTCGCCGACGCCACCGACATCTGTCAGATCGAGGAGCTCGTCCGCCTCGGCGAGCTGACTCGCCGCGCCTGGGCAAAGGACGTGCAGGTCATGGTCGAAGGGCCGGGGCACGTGCCGCTGGATCAGATCGCCGCCAACATGAAGGTGCAGCAGACCATCTGCCGGGGCGCGCCGTTTTACGTGCTCGGCCCCCTCGTCACCGACGTCGCTCCCGGTTACGACCACATCACCGCCGCCATCGGCGGCGCCGTGGCGGCGGCCAACGGCGCGGCCTTCCTGTGCTACGTCACGCCCGCCGAACATCTGGCCCTGCCCAATGTGGACGACGTCAAACAGGGCATCATCGCCAGCCGTATCGCCGCCCACGCCGCCGACATCGCCAAGGGCATTCCCGGCGCGCGCGAACAGGACGACCGCATGGCCGCGGCACGGCGCAAGCTGGACTGGGACGCGCAGTGGCTGGAAGCCGTCGATCCGGAGACCGCCAAAGCAATCCGCGCAAGCCGCGCCCCCGAAGACGACCACAGCGAAACCTGCAGCATGTGCGGCAAGTTTTGCGCCGTGCGCAGCATGAACAAGGCGCTGGCCGGCGAGTACATCGACATTCTGTAAAAACGAGCCGCCGCGGGGACGCAAAAAGATTCCCCGCGGCGGCTCGTTCGTTGTCGAAAAGCGACACCTTATTTTCAGTCAATAGTTTGCAAAGAAGCGTCATCCGTCATCCCAAACCGGGTGTTCCACGTGGAACATTTTGATCCGTCTTTGTCTGCGGCCAGTTTTACCCGAACCGCCGTGCGGTCTCGACGATCAGGGCCGCGGCGGCTTCGCAGCCGAAAGCGCTGCTGTTGAGCGTGAGGTGGTAACGGTGGATATGGCCCCACTTGCTGCCGGCGTAATACTGGTAGTGCTTGGAGCGGATCTTGTCGTTGCGCTGCACGGTTTTCTCGGCTCCCTCCGCGGGCAGACCGTATTCGCCGACGGCGCGGGCGACGCGGTCGGCCAGCGGCGCGTGGATGAACACGTTCAGGCAGTCGGCGCGGTCGCGCAGGATGTAATCGGCGCAGCGCCCGACGATGACGCACGGCCCCTTTTCGGCCAGCTCGCGGATGATCTTGCTCTGCAGGATAAAGAGGTTGTCCGAAGCGGGCAGCCCGTCGTTGATGAACATCGAGTTGGCGTAATAGCCGTTGGCGGCCAGGTTGAACAGATAATTGGGCGTGACCTGCTCCTCGGTGTTTCTGATGTAATCGATGGCAAAACCACTCTTCTTGGCGGCGAGGTCGATCAGGACCTTGTCGTAGAATCCGTACCCCAGCATTTTGGCAGCCTGTTCGCCGATGCTGCGTCCGCCGCTGCCGTACTCGCGACCGATGGTGATGATGCGTGCTGTCATGTGAATCAGTCCCTCCTGCCTCTGAGAATGGATTTTTATGCGGATTGTCCGGGGAAAAATAAGTGCCGCCACGGAATAAAACCCTTCCTCCTTATGATAAAATACCACAAACGCCGACTTTTTTCCAGCAGCAGACTGAAGCGGCGACGGTCCCGCCGCGGGGTCGGGGAAAAATGCGCTCGCGAAAAACGGCTGTCGGAATTGCCGCAACAGTGAAAACTTGTTTCGATTTCGCTCTTGACAGACGGGAAACTGCGATTATAATTTTCACCAACAGATGAATAGGGATAAAGGCGATGAACCGGATCCCGTCGATTCGTCATTTTCGCGGCTCCAGAGAGGAAACCCCACAGGCTGAAAGGGTTTCCGCGTGAAAGAATCCGACGGGCAAGGCCCGGGGAGCTGGAATTGAAAAAGCGCACCGAGCGCCGGAGTAAATTTCCCGGATTGACCCTCGTGATCGGGTCCGAGCGGGATGCGGCGATGCGTCCAAGCAGGGTGGTACCGCGAGACTGTTTTCAGACTCGTCCCTACAGCGTGGGGGCGAGTCTTTTTGCTTCCCGCGCTGTCGCGGTCCTCCCGGCGGGGCGGCTGCGTCCAAGCAGGGTGGTACCGCGTGCCGAGAATGAGAAGCGCGTCCCTGTGTATTTGCGAAAAATACACGGGGACGCGCTTTTTTATGAACTTTTCCGAAGGGATGGGATGGCAATGAATCATTTGATCTGGGGCGGTTGCGACACGGTGGATCTGGCCGGGCGATACGGCACGCCGCTGTACGTGATGGACGAAACGATGCTGCGCGATCGCTGCCGGCGGCTGAGCGCCGCGGTGGCGGGGCGAAACGCGCGCGTCTGTTACGCCGGCAAGGCTTTTTTGAACGTCGCCATGGCCCGTCTGGTCGACGAAGAAGGGCTGTGCCTCGACACGGTGTCGCCGGGCGAGTTCCGCATCGCCTGCGCGGCGGGCTTCCCGATGGAGCGCGTGACGCTGCACGGCAACGCTAAGACGGAGGCGTTCCTCGCCGCCGGGCTGGAACGCGGCGTCGGCACGGTGGCTGTCGACAGCGAAGACGAGCTGGCGTTGCTGGCGCGCCTCTGCGCGAAACGCGGCGCTCGGCAGAAGATCCTGCTGCGCCTCAGCCCCGGCATCGAGGCGCATACGCACCGTTTCATCCAGACGGCGCAGAAGGACTGCAAGTTCGGCGTGCCGCTTGCGCATCTGGAGCGCGCCGTGCGCTTCGCCCTCGGCGCGACGGGTCTCGACCTGGCGGGACTGCACGTCCACGTCGGCAGCCAGATCCGCGACGTCGGAACCTACCTGCAGGCGGCGGACCGCATGACGGAGATCATGCGCAGCCTGCGCGAGGCGACGGGCTTTGCGGCGCGCGAGCTCGACCTCGGCGGCGGCTTCGGCATTCCCGAGCGTCCCGGCGCGGCCGGGGCGCCGGCGGAACGTTTTGTCGCCGCTATCCTCGACCGCGTCGACGCGCGCTGCGCCGAACTGAGGCTGGCTCGTCCCGAAGTCGCCTTCGAACCCGGGAGATGGGTGGCGGGTGAAGCGGGAATTACGCTCTACACGGTGCAGGGCGTCAAGGAGATCCCCGGCGTGCGCACCTACGTGGCGGTAGACGGCGGCATGACGGACAACCCGCGCCCGCAGCTTTATCAGGCGGAATACGGCGTGCGGCTGGCCAACGACACGGAGCGCCCCGCGAACCGCCGCGCCGCGATCGCGGGGCCGTGCTGCGAGACGGGCGACGTGCTGACGCTCGACACGCCGGTGCCGGAACTGCGCCGCGGCGACGTGCTGGCCGTGCCGCTGACGGGCGCCTACAATTATTCCATGTTCAGCACCTACAACTGCGCCCTGCGCCCCGCGGTGATCTTCGCCCGCGACGGACAGGCCCGCGTGGCGGTGCGCCGGCAGACGCTCGACGAGCTGCTGAACGGTCAGACGGACTGGGCGGAGAATCCGCGGCGGCGCGCCGCCGATGGGCCCGGTAAAACGGTATGAGCCGATTTCGATTTTCGAGGAGGAGGTCTTT comes from the Pyramidobacter piscolens W5455 genome and includes:
- the lysA gene encoding diaminopimelate decarboxylase — protein: MNHLIWGGCDTVDLAGRYGTPLYVMDETMLRDRCRRLSAAVAGRNARVCYAGKAFLNVAMARLVDEEGLCLDTVSPGEFRIACAAGFPMERVTLHGNAKTEAFLAAGLERGVGTVAVDSEDELALLARLCAKRGARQKILLRLSPGIEAHTHRFIQTAQKDCKFGVPLAHLERAVRFALGATGLDLAGLHVHVGSQIRDVGTYLQAADRMTEIMRSLREATGFAARELDLGGGFGIPERPGAAGAPAERFVAAILDRVDARCAELRLARPEVAFEPGRWVAGEAGITLYTVQGVKEIPGVRTYVAVDGGMTDNPRPQLYQAEYGVRLANDTERPANRRAAIAGPCCETGDVLTLDTPVPELRRGDVLAVPLTGAYNYSMFSTYNCALRPAVIFARDGQARVAVRRQTLDELLNGQTDWAENPRRRAADGPGKTV
- a CDS encoding AAA family ATPase, producing MTARIITIGREYGSGGRSIGEQAAKMLGYGFYDKVLIDLAAKKSGFAIDYIRNTEEQVTPNYLFNLAANGYYANSMFINDGLPASDNLFILQSKIIRELAEKGPCVIVGRCADYILRDRADCLNVFIHAPLADRVARAVGEYGLPAEGAEKTVQRNDKIRSKHYQYYAGSKWGHIHRYHLTLNSSAFGCEAAAALIVETARRFG
- the thiC gene encoding phosphomethylpyrimidine synthase ThiC codes for the protein MERNYSTQMEAARKGIVTPEMEIVAKKERRSVRELMGWMAEGTAVIPANRGHRGLEPNGVGSMLKTKINVNLGVSRDCKDYDVEMQKVMSAVALGAEAIMDLSSHGDTQPFRRKLCGECPAMIGTVPVYDAVIHYRRDLSTLSARDFVDVVRLHAEDGVDFVTLHCGITRKTIEQIRSCGRAMNIVSRGGSLVFAWMCMTGEENPFYSHFDEILDICREHDVTISLGDACRPGCLADATDICQIEELVRLGELTRRAWAKDVQVMVEGPGHVPLDQIAANMKVQQTICRGAPFYVLGPLVTDVAPGYDHITAAIGGAVAAANGAAFLCYVTPAEHLALPNVDDVKQGIIASRIAAHAADIAKGIPGAREQDDRMAAARRKLDWDAQWLEAVDPETAKAIRASRAPEDDHSETCSMCGKFCAVRSMNKALAGEYIDIL